The genomic stretch TCTGTTGTTTTCTGGTAGCTCTGGTTGTGGCGATTGTTGCTGTTGTTGTGGAGTTTGTGCCAGCCCTTCATGCAAAAAAGGACTGACGCTATGGGAATCTTCATATTGTTTCCTTACTAGCATCAGTCTTACCCTTTAAACTAATTGTTTATCTGTCGCCCAGCTTGTTCCACAAGTTACCCAACATTGCACCCCAACCGCGAACTGTTCCTGTTGCGGAAACACTAGACGCTGGTGCAGAATTTTGGCTAGTAACTGGTATCACTTCTTGGGGGGCAAGGTTTGGCTCTAATGCCCTTGTGCCATACCTCGCACGGGCTAAAAGTTGTTGGCGTTTTTCCCTCAGCCCCGTGGTGATTGCTTGCCTTTCGGCTTGCACAGTTTGCTTATTTTCTATGCTGCTAATCTTGTTCTCATGTCTCCACAATTCTGCTTGTAAATCGTGGTGTAATTGCGCTGCCACTTCAGAGAGTGCGTGTTTGCGTTTTTGGTCAATTCGCAGCAGATCCGCTCTGTCTTGGGCATCTATTTTACTCATCTCCGAATCGAATTCCGAATTGAGCTTGCGAATCTTGGCGATAGCACCCGCTACATGAGAGCCGTATTGCTTTTTTAACTCCGTCCAAGTAACTTGCCCAAGAGTCAGCTTCTCCATCGCCTCAAAGACCACCTTGGCGTTGTCCAAAAATGGCTCTAATCTGTCCGATAATTCTTGGGCATTATTTGCATAATCTGCAAACTGTTCTAGCTTATTTATATCGGAAAGATAGCCCAAAATATCAGCGTCAAATCCTCCCCAAGTTTGTGCTTTTTCATCAATATGGCTTGCATGACCAACTACCGGATTACGTATTGCAAAATCCATTGCGCTCCACTCCTTAGCGTTGGTATTTGAGTTGATTAATTAATGCCTCTGCTAGCCCCAAGTGTTCGCCTAAAGTCACCCTTTTATTGATACTTTGGGCAATAGTAGAGACTGTTGAAACAGCAGAGGCTGCTACTGTGCTGCCTTGGATATTTATCTCTGCACTCAACAGGTTTTGAACTACCCCATGTAGGAGCAATAGTTTTTCTATCTTGCTGAGTTGCTCAAATGTGCTGCCGTACCTTTGCTGAAGCTCGTCTAGGTACGAACCATCTCCGGGCATGGCTGACGTATAAAAGCCGATGGGTTTACTCATTTTGCTAATATCTTGGTGTGTGATGTGTACTCACAATGCACTCTGATGAGCGATTGCCTTACTTTGGTCGGTGGGTGCAATCGCTTCATCATCAGTTCTCCCGAAATTCATTTAATTCAATAACCTCCCTCTGCACTTGGTTTTGGCTTAATTCAAAGCGCCGTCCTAACGAATTGGTGAACACTAAACGCGCATTGACTTCAAAATCTTTACGGTGGCTGTAGCGCAGTTGTTGACCGCGAAAAGAGTACAGGTGATTACGTTGTAAGGCTGTCGTTTCTAACATTTACTTGTCCCTCGACTTGTGAATAAAACTCGATATCTAGAATCGCTTCGTGAATCTCCATCAAGGCTTGGACTGCATCACCCAAACGCAAATCATTCGATGTGCTGAAACGCACGCTAGCTTCAATTTCTTTGTAGTTTGGGGATGCTTGCACAAACCGTAAAGTCTGTTCACAGCCGCAGAGGATAGTGATGATTTCGGTGGTCGTTAACGATGGTTGCGTCTGCATGGTTTGGTGGGAGTTCATGACTTGTTTCTTCTCCTTTGGGTTTTAACTGGTGTGGCTGGGGCTTCTGGCTGACTCGGTTTCTGAAGTACATAGCTGATAGCCCCTGCACCACCCACAGCGGCGGCGATAGTGTACATGGTGTTTCTTCCCAAGTACTGCACTCCGAAGTACCCCAATGCGAGGGCTGCTGCTGTTGCTCCAATGCCTGCAAGGGTGTTCCTTAATGTGGTTCTGCTCATGCTGCCCCTTTAAAATTAGTGACCATTGCTGAAAGTGCCGATTTATTCGGCTGTGTAGATTGCAAGGTTTCTGGTTTGAGCGTTGTTTGCACAGTGCCGTGTTGAAAAATCAGCTTCTCTACACCAGCGCTTAGTGCTTGTGTTGGTGCATCTTGGGGTAAATCAAACATCTTGCACAATTCAATTACTGCTAGGTAGGAGATGGTTATACGCCGAGATTCGTAATTCATTCACTAAGCTCCAATTGATATTTGAGTTAATAGCTTTAACCCCAAAGCATTGATGAATTGGGGATTGTTCAAAACCACAAAGCCTAAAGCGGCGAGATTTTGATCCACTACTGGTAGAGAAACACCCCCACCCCAGGCCACAAGGTATTTCGCTCTATCGAGGTAATTACCAGCAGTTACAAAGTTGGCGAATTTCTCAATCCTGGTACTCCACCACTCATCAAGACACTGGCTGTACTCGGTTTCAAACTTTTTCCCTGTCAGGTGATTACCTCCATAGGTAAACGTGCCTTGGAGAATCCCCTGATTAACGAGACTGGGCGAATGCTTCACATCTTTGGACAGCAGACTCACTCGGTCGTTTCGCTTGTCGAGAGATTCGGCAATCATGGTGTGCAGTTCACCGCAACCGCCTTCAATCAGGTGTCTGCCAACCACTGCACCGCTGCCATTAAAGACAGTCACTAACCAAGTTGATGAACCAATATCGAGAGCGATCGCTAATTCTGAGGGGTCTAGTATCAGGGATGCTTCACCGAATAAGCAATGGGCAATGCTGCCGAATCCTTCGGGATAAATGCCTGTAACCGTGATTTCAACTGTCTTGCTGACAACGGAACGAGTTACAGGGTGCAGATGTTCAAAGGTGTGACTTCCCTCAACTCTGCGCTTAATCTCAGTTGCCCAGCGTTCGGGGTTGTGATTGCTCAAACTAATCGAAAGCTTGAACCCATCGGGAATATTCAGAACTGCTAAGTCTGCAAGGATGCTTTCTAATGCCAGTTCTGCTTTTTTGGCTTTGTCTTCGTGTAGCAGGGTGTGGTCACTTTGCGCTAGAGCCGCACTGCCCCAGAAAAATTGAACGTCTTTTAAGTCCAATCGAGAACCTGCTATATATCGCACCCAGCAGCCATCTTTTGAGATGGTTTCGTGGTGCATGACATTGCGGTTGCGAACTACTGAGTATGCGGCAGGCATCATGATAGAAAAATCACCGATGATTGCCTTGCCATACCCTGCACCTGCGTCCTTACCCGCGTTGAGGTCAGTTAACCCGGAATTGGCTAACAAGTCTGCTTGGACAAGCCAATTTGAGGCATTGGAGTATATGGTTGTCATGGTTCAGATTATTGCTAAAGTCTTGATTTTTCTGGGTTTGCAGAATTTAGAGGCTAAATCACTTTAAATCCACACATCCAGTTGGGGACTTGCCAAAGCATCACTTTCTGGCTTCTGTTGCCTTTGTTGGGTGACTGTTTTTGGCTTGCATCTTTAATATAGCTCGAAAACTCTAATACTCAAGTACTCGAAAATGAAATTTACTTATACTTTGGCGATAATTAAGAAAATTAATTAATGAGTATTTGAGCTATGGAGGAAAAGAAAAAACCAGGAAGACCATCAACTAATAAAGATGACCCTGTTTATGTCCGTGCCAGAGTGCCACGAGAACTTCACAAATCTTTCAAGCTTGCTTGCACGGAAGATGATTTGGTTATGGAAGATGTAGTCAAGGATTTGATTAAAGACTGGCTTACAAGAAGAGGCAAGAAAAATACAGCTTAGATTTTCGAGTATTAGAGCTATATAATAAATGAGAATACTGTTACTTCTCCCAATTTTAAGTTTGAGGGGAGGTGAATGAATGAAGACAACGTACAGAACCTCAATTACTTGAAAAACTATCAATTTTGATTAAGTAATTTCAAGTAAAAGTCAGGTCTTGTTAGATATAGGACGACCAAAAGTTCTGTAAAATCAGGCAATAACCTAAATGAAGCTTGTAATGGAGGTAAATATACAACAGCACCAAAAATTAAAAGGACAAAGCGCTACTAGGTAGTAAACGTTTTGCCCGAAAGTAAAAACTAAATATTTCAAATTACTTGGAAGCGGGGTTTATCTCTAGACGACCAAAGAAGTGGAAGGAAGGTGAGATGTCTAACCACTAATTGGCAAAAGAGACTAGTCCGCGCTGCTTACTCATAATTATATATGAGTTGCTGTGGCAATTTATAAATTTCTGCTTGCAGATTTTGGCAAGAAAATTCATTAAATTGTTTTTCTTCGCTCAATAAAGGGCAAAATCAAGCAAAGTAACGAATTCTATAGATATTAAGGTGTAGCAGCGCGGTAATCCCCTCCAAATACTAAAACCCAACGTATTTGAGGGAAAAATCTGTGAAAAATAGTAACTGCGAACTTCAACAAATTGAAGTCACACAGAGGTACGAAATTATATCCCGTCCCTCTCGCATAGAAGCGCACCACTGGAATGAATGGTTAGCCAGTGCTGTTGACCCAGGAATTATTGCATTAAACGTGATTTCTGTATCAGGTACAGCTTCCTACGATTACCTGTTCTATGGTCAAAACGTTCCCCGCCGTAACGACGGACGACTCAGAGACGGGGTTCTAAATAAGTATCGCCACATCGAGAGATTGAATTGGTGGTGCAGTGGCGTTGACCCACTCAACGAAGAAAATCCGATGCAGTGGGGTTGTATGAAACCCGACCACCCCAGGCGCGACCAGAACAAAGTTTTTAAATTCATCAAATATGAACACCCGCTACGAGTGCCAACACGGGCATTCTTCCTAGCTGTACCGGATTACACCTGGGAGAGTGTGGCCGCCCGATATGACTTTCCCATCAGTGATGAGGATAGAGCTTATGGTTTCTGGCACTGGGTATGGAAGTACAACATTCCAGTTGTGATTTGCGAGGGGGCCAAAAAAGCAGGGGCGTTGCTTACTTTGGGCTATGCGGCGATCGCCATTCCTGGGGTAAACAGTGGCTACCGCAACCCCAAAGATGGATTTGGGCAACCCACAGGAGAAAAACACTTAATTCCAGAACTGCAACACTTCGCTACCCTTGGACGTAAATTCATCATCTGCTTTGACCACGACACCAAGCCAGAAACAGTTCAACGGGTCAATATTGCCATTGCCCAGACCGCGAAGTTGTTAGGAGCTTGTGGCTGTCAAGCCCTCGTTACACAGTGGAGTTACCCCGAAAAAGGCATTGATGATTTAATCGCTGCCAGGGGGCCAGCTGTTGCTGATGAAATCATCTCACTAGCACTGAGTTTAGACCAATGGCAGGTCAAAGAGTACAGCCGACTCTCTTATGAAGCGGCACTTGTCCTTAATCAGCGTTACCTGGGAGAATTGCCCATCCCCTCAGCGGCTAAACTGATTTTGCTCAAATCTTTCAAAGGTTCAGGTAAAACACAGTCATTTGCCCCGATCGTTCAAGAGGCGATCGCCAATGGTCAGCCCGTCATTCTTTTATCGCACAGGGTACAGTTAGCCCAGGCGATCGCGGAGCGGGTTGGCATACCCTACATCAGCCAAGTCAGAAACAGTGAAACGGGTGTTTTACTCGGTTTTGCGCTGTGTGTGGACAGTTTACACCCTCATGGACAAGCCAGATTTAATGCTCTCCACTGGAAAGAACCCCTAGTAATCATTGACGAATCTGAACAGGTGATCTGGCACTTACTTTCCGCCAACACTGAGGTTAAGAAGCATCGGGTTGAAGTCCTCAACCAACTTTCACAGTTGTTCAAAAATGCTTTCGCCCCTGGACGGGGTAGAGTAATCGTCGCTGATGCTGACTTATCTGATTTATCTCCAGAAATGGTCATGGGTCTGGCAGAAACCCAAGTTACCCCTTGGGTAGTCGTCAACAACTGGAAAGGACAACCTTGGAACATTTACCACTACAAACAAACTACCCCGGTTAACTGGTTAGCTGCCTTGGAAGACCACATCAAAACCGGGGGTAAGCCTTTTATTGCAGTTGATTGCCAAAAAGCTAAATCCAAATGGGGAACCAAAGTTCTAGAGGCAAGGTTAAAGAAACAATTTCCTGATCGGAAAATACTTCGCATTGACTCTGAAACGATAGCCGACCCGGAACACGAAGCTTACGGCTGCATTGAGAGATTAAATAGGGTGCTGCTGGAGTATGACATTGTGTTGGCCTCCCCATCCATCGGCACGGGGGTCAGCATCGACATAAGAGGGCATTTTACCAGCGTTTGGGGATGTTTCCAGGGTGTAGCCCCGGAAAATGCCACTCGTCAAGCTTTAGCCCGTGTGCGTGAGGCTATACCGCGCTATCTTTGGGTCGCCCGTCATGGGCTGGGCAAGATTGGTAACGGTGCAATTAGCTTTAAATCCTTGTTGGCCTGTGAGCAAAAACGCTTTCAAGCTAACTTGAGGCTGCTGCAAGATGCCTCATTGATTATTAACAGTGATGAAATCAACATTAACCGCACTGCCTTAAACATTTTCATCAAAATGAGCTGTCGCATCAATGCGGGTATGATTCATTACCGTGATACTGTGCTGGAGGAATTGGGCGCGGAAGGCCACAACATTATTGATGTTTTACACAAGAAAACTCACAACAAGTTAAACAACGAGATCACCGCCCAAAGAAATGAAGTTTACGACGGCGAATGTCACTCGATCTCTACTGCCGATACAACTGTTATGACTGCTGCCAAATACGAGGCGCTGCAACAACAACGGGCTAAAACCACCACTGAACGCTACATTGAGCGCAAATATAAGCTAGAACAGCGTTACGGTGTGGACGTTACCCCAGAACTGATTAAAAAAGACGACCAAGGTTATTACCCACAACTAAGGCTGTGTTATTACCTGACAATCGGCAGAGAGTTTGTGGCCAAACGCGATCGCAAACTGGGTGAAAAGATGCTTGCCTCCAAGAGTGCTTGGCTACCAGACTTTAACGGTGGTCAGCTTGGGCTGGTGGTTCATGCTTTGGAACTGTTCAACATCCCCAATTTCATCGCTGATGACCGCGAATTCAGAGGGACTGATGGCGACTTAGTGCAGATGGCTAATAATGCCTTGTCTGTGAAGTGGCAGGTGAAAACCGTCCTGGATATTACCCTCAATGACAATGACAGCCCCATCGTCATCTTACGGCGATTACTTAAGAAAATAGGACTAAAACTAAAATACATCTATCGTGATGGGACAGGCGAACGCCAGCGGGTTTACCGTGTGGTTGGCGCTGACGATGGACGAGATGAAATCTTACATTACTGGCTGGCTAAGGAGAAAGCCTAGCTTAACCACAATCTCAAACTGTAAATCTCTCAAAATACTGTGCCAGTTGTAGCCTGAAAACTACAGCCTAGACGCTTCATGGAATAGTTGCGACTTTCGTACCATTAACAAGCGTTGGCAAGCTTAATAATGTGGCAGTTAGGACTACTTAAATCCCAAAATGCCTGTTTTCGGTTCCGTCCACTAACGGTAATTAAATAGATAAACAAATTTACTGGACGATCCACACACGCCAATGGTCATTGACCCATTAACCTCCAATATTTTATCTAGGCTACTGCGGCTTGATGGCACGGCGACTAATAATCGCTGCTTCTTTTCTAGACAAATCTGCC from Nostoc sp. UHCC 0302 encodes the following:
- a CDS encoding ParM/StbA family protein, yielding MTTIYSNASNWLVQADLLANSGLTDLNAGKDAGAGYGKAIIGDFSIMMPAAYSVVRNRNVMHHETISKDGCWVRYIAGSRLDLKDVQFFWGSAALAQSDHTLLHEDKAKKAELALESILADLAVLNIPDGFKLSISLSNHNPERWATEIKRRVEGSHTFEHLHPVTRSVVSKTVEITVTGIYPEGFGSIAHCLFGEASLILDPSELAIALDIGSSTWLVTVFNGSGAVVGRHLIEGGCGELHTMIAESLDKRNDRVSLLSKDVKHSPSLVNQGILQGTFTYGGNHLTGKKFETEYSQCLDEWWSTRIEKFANFVTAGNYLDRAKYLVAWGGGVSLPVVDQNLAALGFVVLNNPQFINALGLKLLTQISIGA
- a CDS encoding plasmid replication protein, CyRepA1 family, which encodes MKNSNCELQQIEVTQRYEIISRPSRIEAHHWNEWLASAVDPGIIALNVISVSGTASYDYLFYGQNVPRRNDGRLRDGVLNKYRHIERLNWWCSGVDPLNEENPMQWGCMKPDHPRRDQNKVFKFIKYEHPLRVPTRAFFLAVPDYTWESVAARYDFPISDEDRAYGFWHWVWKYNIPVVICEGAKKAGALLTLGYAAIAIPGVNSGYRNPKDGFGQPTGEKHLIPELQHFATLGRKFIICFDHDTKPETVQRVNIAIAQTAKLLGACGCQALVTQWSYPEKGIDDLIAARGPAVADEIISLALSLDQWQVKEYSRLSYEAALVLNQRYLGELPIPSAAKLILLKSFKGSGKTQSFAPIVQEAIANGQPVILLSHRVQLAQAIAERVGIPYISQVRNSETGVLLGFALCVDSLHPHGQARFNALHWKEPLVIIDESEQVIWHLLSANTEVKKHRVEVLNQLSQLFKNAFAPGRGRVIVADADLSDLSPEMVMGLAETQVTPWVVVNNWKGQPWNIYHYKQTTPVNWLAALEDHIKTGGKPFIAVDCQKAKSKWGTKVLEARLKKQFPDRKILRIDSETIADPEHEAYGCIERLNRVLLEYDIVLASPSIGTGVSIDIRGHFTSVWGCFQGVAPENATRQALARVREAIPRYLWVARHGLGKIGNGAISFKSLLACEQKRFQANLRLLQDASLIINSDEININRTALNIFIKMSCRINAGMIHYRDTVLEELGAEGHNIIDVLHKKTHNKLNNEITAQRNEVYDGECHSISTADTTVMTAAKYEALQQQRAKTTTERYIERKYKLEQRYGVDVTPELIKKDDQGYYPQLRLCYYLTIGREFVAKRDRKLGEKMLASKSAWLPDFNGGQLGLVVHALELFNIPNFIADDREFRGTDGDLVQMANNALSVKWQVKTVLDITLNDNDSPIVILRRLLKKIGLKLKYIYRDGTGERQRVYRVVGADDGRDEILHYWLAKEKA
- a CDS encoding plasmid partition protein ParG, encoding MEEKKKPGRPSTNKDDPVYVRARVPRELHKSFKLACTEDDLVMEDVVKDLIKDWLTRRGKKNTA